DNA from Gracilinanus agilis isolate LMUSP501 chromosome 3, AgileGrace, whole genome shotgun sequence:
ctagagaaatgcaaattaaaacatcactTAGATACAACCTCAAATTTATCAGATTGACCTCTATGGCAGTAAActggtaaatgttggaaggactgtggcaaaattgggacactactgtATTGTTGatggagatgtgaactgatcttccattctggagggcaatttggaattactcccaacgggctataaaactgtatatatcctttgatccattaatacctcgactgggtctgtattccaaagagataataaaaaagggaaagaacctacttgcacaaaaatatttatagcagttctttttgtagtggcaaagaattggaaattgaggggatatccatcaattgggcaatggcttaacaaattgtggtatatgttggtgatggaataatattgtgctataagaaataatttaaaaaaaggtgatttcagaaaaacagttggaaagatctgcatgaactgatgtagagcaaaaaaagtagaactgggaggacattgtacacaataacagcaatgttggatgataattatctgtgaaaacttggctactctcagcaatgcaataacctgGGAGAATCCTATAAGATttatgatgggaaatgctatctaccttcagaaaAGAAGTGTTGGAGTCCTCTTTCACATCGgtttatctttgattttattttggggttttatttgtaggagtttgctcttataacaatgactaatgtggaagtatgttttacatgacaataaaattttttaaatatttttaaaataagaaaaaagaaaaaatctggtTCACCTCTTAATGCTGCTAATAGCTAAAATATCCCagtgaaacaaattaaaattaaatcttttcttttacttcaatttgcaatggaaagaacaaacaAATTGGTCAGATTTCTTTTTGCCCCTAAGAGTATGTTGACTGCCATGAACTGAAAGAGTCTATGAGCTTCTCTTATGTGGCCACACAGGAAGAGATTTTGGTATTAGGAAAAGAATAAAGCCTAGTGACTTTATTTAAATCCCCACGTCTGTTCTGAAAATCCAGTGTAGAACACctcttttgaaatttattttaaaaaggggaggggggtgtTAAGGAAAGACATAGCCTGGTTTGTTCTCtgaaatcatatttctttttttgaccaCCAGATTTCCAGACGTTATTTTATTATAGGCATTGAAACAAGTAtgccaccccaccccaacccagTACCTCAGAGAGCCTATGGGGCTAGACAATTTGCCAGCTCCAAGTGTTGTTTGCCACTTTGGTTTACAATCTTTAACTCAACTATATACATCAGATAGCTCCTAATGGTGGGAACTCTTTAAGTTCGATGTTAGGGCAACATTTCTAAGAAAGAGAGCTGCTGCCCAGTGAAAGGATCTGTCTCACCAAGTAGCAAGTTCCTTTTCCCTGAAAATGATCAAGCAGAAACCAGAAaacctttataaaatatattgcaGAAGAGATTCATGAATGGGATAAGATATGGATTCCAATGAAGTCTCTTCTCACTCTACAATTCTATGGTTTTGTAATAAATAGATAGCCTGACTCtagacaaaaatataaagaataaaggctttttgaagtctttttttttcaatattcttttttggtGTTGTCCTTGCCCTACCCCTGCCCATATCCTTGCTTCTAATCCCCACTCCCCACCTGCTTCCTACCACATCAACACTTTCATTGCTTCTCAGGGTCTCCTACTCCAGGGCTTCCATCAGGGGctgatctctttggaaaacaCCAATAGCCTTCCTTCTGCCATCAAAATATTCTCTCCTAAGTCATGGAGAGTGACAAAAAGGCCATACAATTGTGTTCTTGGCACTTATGTTTTAACCTTCCTAGATAATGGGCCTTTTAAAAAGGTCCTTCTAGAGACAACACCTTAACTTAAAGGAATAACTCTAATAATAAGGATTTCTGGCTCTGTGGCAGACCAATGaaagagatttttctaaaaaataataataatgataagtaAGGACTCATGTTACCcaacaggaagtagaatgtactcttgagatttaaatattttttcaaagccTGGGATGGTTGCTGAATAGACAGGAATTAAAGATCATGAAATCTGGGGATGCTGTCCCAAGAGCAGACAGCATGCTTACATAAATTCAAGTTCACAATATCTTTCCCAGATTGGCTGCAAAGGGTATTGTTTCCATAAATTTTTTACTTGTAGGTTCTACAGTTCCTTGGAGGGTCTGGACAGTCTGCCCCAGAGCCATAAGCCTTTAATTAGCCATAATGAAGAGACCAATATTGtccagaaataatatttattgatcaaCAGTAAAACACACAATAGAAAAAGCCttgtaaataaaactatatattatatatttaatgctttatttttcttcagtacTCCACAAAACACTACAGACAGTAACaaaataattcaattaatttttaaaattttcaagatATCAGACACCCTTGATCTTCTGCAGCCAGCAATACCACAGTAATTGGTTTCTGAGGATGCAATATTAACTAATATcatacatttctttctttaaacaatTGACATGATTTATTTCTATCCAGGAAtcataacatatacacatatccatAAACAAGAGAACAGCTTAGGATAGATTAAGCAAACCCTCCATTGGTCTGGAGCCATTTGCCTATACATCATTCAGAGAAAGTACAAATGAACAGGGGGAAAAGGGCAACACACAGAAGAGAAATAACCTTGGGGCAATTGAGGGGAGGCAGGGCAATTGACAGAAGCAACCTACATATTTTCCATTGCTCTTTTAGTAATatgctctcttcccttttctgtttttGCCTGGTTGAGATATTCCAGAACCTTCAGCAATAGATCTTCATCTAGGTACTGTCTGTTCTGGGTTTCATCATTCTCCTGGGTAACCAGAGGGAGCCTTTTGGTGACAGAGCCCAGTTTATCAGACTCTTGAGATCCCACCTGGCTTAAATGCTCTTTGATGGCCTGCTCAATTTGTTCCTCTTCTTGTTGTTCATCATCAGAGGAGCCTGGGATAGAAACCCGTTTCATCTGGTTTGAATTCATAACCTCGGGGTATTTAGCTAACATTTTAGCTAAATAATCTCCTAAttcttcatccttctctttcatgttttcatATGTTACTTGTCTCTTTTCCAGATCTGGAATCCAAGCAGCTTTGGGAATTTGTTGTCCCCTAGGTCTTCCAGGAGAATAAGAGAGCCTTGGGAGAATATTCTCTCTATTAAACTGGTTAGCAAAATATGGGGCTTTTTGATTTGCTGAATTCTCAGTCCCTAAAAGATTTAAAATGTCCTCAATATTAAGACCTTCAGGTAGGGAATCTGTCACAGCATGTCCAGATTGTTTTCCATAGCTACTCTGGGAACCCATCTTATTTGGGAACAAATCAGGACTTTCTATATCAGTCTCTGAGATTTCCTCTAGGTCATCTGGCAGTTCAGGTCCCTGCTCAGGCTCCACTCTTTCATTTGGCTTGTCCCCAGTTTTGAGCATGTCAATTAAATCCTCAGGTGGAATTTGCAAATTCCTTGATATTTCAATTAACTGATAAATTGACTGAGGATCAAATTGTTTCTCAAAAAATTTGCCtgatctcttttcttcattttgtatgCCCCTGAACTTCCCATTTCCTACACCATTAACTAACTTTTTCAAATAATAGTTCATTAGCTTGGACACTTCATCTGAAAGTTGatccttgttttctttcctaaGATCTTCATCTGGGATGTCAAATTGTCCTGAACGCTTCATCTCGTCAtcaatttcttcctcatttttgtcAATTTCCTCTTTGCTGTCTCTTACTTCTTCCTGAGTTTGGgtctctattttttcctctattgGGTTCCAGTCTTCTCCACCAACAACATCTTCATAGGCAATGTTGTTAACTTTGTAGATGTCATCTTCATCATCTGCATATAATTTTTGTTCCTCATCAACCCTCTCACGCTTGTGATTGTTTGGCCCAGTCAGCTTCCCCAGCTCTTGGAAAACAGATTCCAGAGTTGCAAGGCTTTGGGGAGTGTATTGCTCTTCCACAATCTCATTAGTACGTTTAAAAGGGTTGTCTCGGGAGCTTTCTTCATACATGTGTGGCAACTTGGCATGCTTGTGTCTTCTCTCTGGCCACTGTTGAGCTTCATAATCTTCACTCATATCAATAGGAAAGTTCTTTTCAGAATTTAAGGGAAAAGGCTGGTTTTCTTTAAGTGCTGACTGAGGCTCTTTTTCAGCTTGTCTCAAGGCTTCTAGTATTATTCGAATCCAATGTGACTCATCTTCGTTCAaggaatcccttaaattttctggCAAATGGCTTTGATCAATACTTTCTTTCTGCTGCAGGGGAACTGGAACTCCCTGGTAGGAATTATACTCTGGGTTGATTTCCCCTTTGTTAGCTTGTTGTCTAAGGTTTTCTATGTACTCCAAGGCCTTGATCATATCAGGGCTGGGGAATCTTTGAAAGTTTTTTAATCTGTAGTCTGGGTCTTTCTGAAGCAGCTGGTAATGTTGAAATGAAGCTGCATCAACACAAGAGACTAGGAAAACTAAGGAGGTGAGAGACAAGGCTGCTCCAAGCCAGAAGGTCTTAGGATCTGCCATGTTTGAAAGATTtccttaaaggaaagaaaagaacaattaacaaaaataaaataaaattgggaaattCAAGGACCTCCTTTTTTATTAGTAACTTCTTTTTCATTACATTCTGACAACAAAAACCAAGAGTattaagataatttcagaataaatTCATGAAGCTATAGGGACATTTTCTTGGTAATAGCCACCATAAAGAAAGACCACTGGAAACCAACACAGCTTTACTGGTTTAAGGTCTGGCCTTGGGTTCAGAAAGACCTTTATaaaagtcctgcttctgacacatacatTCTACTTGTCCAACGACAAGTTAACTAAACCTTCAATTACTCAGATAACTCCCTAAGAATTTAGGTTATAAGTAACTTACTGATGTGTATAGATAGAAGAAATTTTTAATGAGGCAGTGCCTATGAGAATAAAATCATGGATTCATACCAtgtaaacaaatgaataaataagcatACAAATGAATACAATGTAATAAGCATTTTCAATGTGGAAGTAACTGCactttttattttggaaatgagCAGCTTCAGACTTTGTGGATATCTGGcttaaagtcttttttaaaaaagagaagcaatGCTCCCAAAAAACTAACATTTTTCTTGTACTACAAACTGCAGAGGTCActataaatgagaataataatctTGGAGTAGAATTTAAAGGTAATCATACCATGATGTGTCTAAACTGTACAAAACAATCA
Protein-coding regions in this window:
- the SCG2 gene encoding secretogranin-2, producing the protein MADPKTFWLGAALSLTSLVFLVSCVDAASFQHYQLLQKDPDYRLKNFQRFPSPDMIKALEYIENLRQQANKGEINPEYNSYQGVPVPLQQKESIDQSHLPENLRDSLNEDESHWIRIILEALRQAEKEPQSALKENQPFPLNSEKNFPIDMSEDYEAQQWPERRHKHAKLPHMYEESSRDNPFKRTNEIVEEQYTPQSLATLESVFQELGKLTGPNNHKRERVDEEQKLYADDEDDIYKVNNIAYEDVVGGEDWNPIEEKIETQTQEEVRDSKEEIDKNEEEIDDEMKRSGQFDIPDEDLRKENKDQLSDEVSKLMNYYLKKLVNGVGNGKFRGIQNEEKRSGKFFEKQFDPQSIYQLIEISRNLQIPPEDLIDMLKTGDKPNERVEPEQGPELPDDLEEISETDIESPDLFPNKMGSQSSYGKQSGHAVTDSLPEGLNIEDILNLLGTENSANQKAPYFANQFNRENILPRLSYSPGRPRGQQIPKAAWIPDLEKRQVTYENMKEKDEELGDYLAKMLAKYPEVMNSNQMKRVSIPGSSDDEQQEEEQIEQAIKEHLSQVGSQESDKLGSVTKRLPLVTQENDETQNRQYLDEDLLLKVLEYLNQAKTEKGREHITKRAMENM